Proteins encoded by one window of Cloeon dipterum chromosome 4, ieCloDipt1.1, whole genome shotgun sequence:
- the stau gene encoding double-stranded RNA-binding protein Staufen homolog 2, producing the protein MIHPAVSVHQLPRNQQPPNSNTNRMPHHQIPMRMPQPRLAVPQSHPHLMLGLQPSPAGVMVPVAAPLVAAPVVQPVAAADEPPRAPTVIATPQQSEDSAGDDADLGDSSDSSAPLQSTLANTKEKTPMCLINELARFNKITHQYRLTSETGPAHKKQFTVTLLLGNEEYTAEGASIKKAQHAAAANALVQTRSEHPPPKTQRVLKVHKANVTPTVELNALAMKRGEPTSYTLLEPLPSQFPPVYPRGLPYQRFHFNKQIMYPPAPPPIFYVTLKVGEREFSGQGKTAQAAKHDAAAKALMELKALPLPESSGQENGLGKDIDEDGCNLKSPISQVHEIALKRNLAVTFEVIKERGPPHMRTFLTSCKVGDIITEGEGNSKKTSKKKAAENMLEELKKLPPLTPPDVVVPLRAKKKQPVVKKKTRNLIKVAQEPKSKQESVEEINPISRLIQIQQAKKEKEPEYTLVEDRNNSKRRQFAVMVTVGDQFCTGFGPNKKVAKRCAAEAMLKKINCVPVENTDLKNKKDKIRKVKFQDEALVESKEPTSQPGGTSGRQLVPGLLLMTDAAASNGQAGSSAAKGAANPVCQTTALIAKELLNSGSSPTAEALVTAGKIVGQAQGGAASPVEAEPAPAETNVEQDSSSGSSGGQANKPLLNYLAKLLKFTVQYSDFPRVNQNEFLSLVTLTTNPPQTHHGSGPTIEAAQELAAHTALRALSEYGFNTSNLNLKDEKSDN; encoded by the exons ATGATTCATCCTGCAGTTTCGGTTCATCAGCTGCCGCGGAACCAGCAGCCTCCGAACAGCAACACAAACAG GATGCCGCACCACCAAATCCCGATGCGGATGCCCCAGCCTCGGCTGGCCGTGCCGCAGTCACACCCCCACCTGATGTTGGGCTTGCAGCCGTCTCCGGCTGGAGTGATGGTGCCAGTGGCCGCCCCCCTCGTGGCAGCCCCTGTGGTCCAGCCGGTGGCTGCTGCTGACGAGCCGCCACGAGCTCCGACGGTAATCGCCACGCCCCAGCAGTCCGAAGACTCTGCTGGTGATGACGCTGATCTTGGGGACTCGTCGGACTCCTCTGCCCCCCTACAGTCCACCTTGGCAAACACTAAAGAGAAGACACCCATGTGCCTGATCAACGAGCTGGCAAGATTTAACAAA aTCACCCACCAGTACAGACTGACAAGTGAGACGGGCCCTGCACACAAGAAGCAGTTCACTGTCACCCTGCTGCTGGGAAACGAGGAGTACACTGCTGAAGGCGCCAGCATCAAGAAAGCACaacacgctgctgctgcgaacGCCCTGGTCCAAACGCGCTCTGAGCACCCTCCTCCAAAAACGCAGCGAGTGCTGAAG GTGCACAAAGCAAACGTAACGCCAACTGTTGAGCTGAACGCACTGGCAATGAAACGAGGGGAGCCTACTTCATACACACTGCTAGAGCCACTGCCAAGCCAGTTTCCTCCTGTGTATCCGCGAGGCCTGCCCTACCAGCGCTTCCACTTCAACAAACAGATCATGTATCCTCCAGCTCCTCCCCCTATCTTTTATGTTACTCTAAAGGTGGGCGAAAGAGAATTCTCTGGACAGGGAAAGACGGCCCAGGCGGCCAAGCACGATGCCGCTGCCAAGGCCCTGATGGAATTGAAAGCGCTACCCTTGCCAGAGAGCAGTGGTCAAGAAAATGGCCTG GGCAAGGATATTGATGAAGATGGGTGCAACCTGAAGTCCCCGATTTCTCAGGTGCACGAGATAgctttgaaaagaaatttggCTGTGACTTTCGAGGTGATCAAGGAGAGGGGTCCTCCACACATGAGGACTTTCCTCACCAGCTGCAAAGTGGGTGACATAATTACTGAAGGAGAGGGAAACAGTAAAAAA ACGTCAAAGAAAAAAGCTGCAGAGAATATGCTGGAGGAGCTGAAGAAGTTGCCTCCTCTGACTCCTCCTGATGTGGTAGTCCCTCTAAGAGCGAAAAAGAAGCAACCTGTCGTCAAGAAGAAAACGAGGAACCTTATTAAGGTTGCTCAG GAGCCTAAAAGCAAGCAAGAGAGCGTTGAAGAAATCAACCCAATATCCAGGCTGATTCAAATTCAGCAGGCCAAGAAAGAAAAGGAGCCTGAGTACACCCTTGTGGAAGACAGGAACAATTCAAAGAGGAGACAATTCGCAGTAATGGTCACGGTAGGTGATCAGTTCTGCACTGGTTTTGGACCAAACAAGAAGGTGGCTAAGAGGTGCGCTGCAGAAGCAATGCTCAAGAAAATCAACTGCGTGCCAGTGGAAAATACTGACTTGAAAAATAAGAAGGACAAAATCCGAAAG GTCAAGTTCCAGGACGAAGCCTTGGTTGAGTCGAAAGAGCCGACGAGCCAGCCAGGGGGCACCAGTGGCCGCCAGCTGGTGCCCGGCTTGTTGCTGATGACCGACGCAGCTGCCAGCAATGGTCAGGCCGGCAGCTCGGCGGCCAAAGGTGCGGCCAACCCTGTTTGCCAGACGACCGCTTTGATCGCCAAGGAACTGCTCAACTCAGGCAGCTCCCCGACGGCCGAGGCGCTTGTCACCGCGGGCAAGATCGTCGGACAGGCCCAAGGAGGTGCAGCTAGTCCTGTAGAGGCggaacccgcacccgcggaGACCAACGTGGAGCAGGACTCCTCCAGTGGTAGCTCTGGCGGCCAAGCTAATAAGCCGCTGCTAAACTACCTGGCTAAGCTCTTGAAATTCACCGTGCAGTACTCTGATTTTCCG